One Aegilops tauschii subsp. strangulata cultivar AL8/78 chromosome 7, Aet v6.0, whole genome shotgun sequence genomic window carries:
- the LOC109774168 gene encoding probable inorganic phosphate transporter 1-4, translated as MGRKLIYGVTLKLMVVCSLASGLSFHNKPECVVATLCFFRFWLGFGIGGDYPLSATIMSEYASKRTRGAFIAAVFAMQGLGNLAAGAVVLVLSASFKNTAAYDTDQLGQADYMWRIVLMLGAVPALLTYYWRMKIPETARYTALIAKNLKLAASDMAAVLDIDFVSDMDAEAVVKQDEFGLFSMEFLHKHGRQLLETTVCWFVLDVVFYSLNLFMKDLFSGIGWFGDAAEMSPLEQTYKIARTQAIIVVGGSLPGYFLTVLFVDRIGRIKIQLMGFTMMTIFMIGLAAPYKFWSKPSMHAGFAIMYALIVFFANFGPNSTTFILPTEIFPTRLRSTCNGILAAWGKCGAIIGVLWFQYSHTSIQSSLLLLAGCNLVGVMFTLALPESKGMSLEDITGEMEEECEPSQESATVAEVEFIDSMEIL; from the exons ATGGGGCGGAAGCTGATCTACGGCGTCACGCTCAAGCTCATGGTGGTGTGCTCGCTCGCGTCCGGCCTCTCCTTCCACAACAAGCCCGAGTGCGTCGTGGCCACGTTGTGCTTCTTCCGCTTCTGGCTCGGCTTCGGCATCGGCGGTGACTACCCGCTTTCGGCCACCATCATGTCTGAGTATGCCAGCAAGAGGACTCGCGGTGCCTTCATAGCAGCAGTCTTCGCTATGCAG GGTCTTGGGAACCTGGCTGCTGGGGCTGTTGTTCTGGTGCTCTCTGCGAGCTTCAAGAACACGGCCGCGTATGATACTGACCAGCTCGGGCAAGCAGACTACATGTGGCGCATAGTACTCATGCTCGGCGCCGTTCCTGCCCTGCTCACCTACTACTGGCGCATGAAGATACCCGAGACGGCGCGCTACACCGCGCTCATCGCCAAGAACCTCAAGCTAGCGGCGTCTGACATGGCCGCGGTCCTTGACATCGACTTCGTGTCCGACATGGATGCGGAGGCTGTAGTTAAGCAGGACGAGTTTGGCCTCTTCTCCATGGAGTTCCTTCACAAGCATGGCCGCCAGCTCCTCGAAACCACCGTGTGCTGGTTCGTCCTTGATGTCGTCTTCTACTCCCTCAACCTCTTCATGAAGGACCTCTTCAGCGGCATCGGCTGGTTTGGAGACGCGGCCGAGATGAGCCCTCTCGAGCAGACCTACAAGATAGCCCGCACGCAGGCCATCATCGTGGTCGGCGGTTCCCTGCCAGGGTACTTCCTCACTGTCCTCTTCGTTGACCGCATCGGCCGCATCAAGATCCAGCTCATGGGGTTCACCATGATGACCATCTTCATGATCGGGCTCGCCGCACCCTACAAGTTCTGGTCCAAACCCAGCATGCACGCAGGCTTCGCCATCATGTATGCATTGATCGTCTTCTTCGCAAACTTCGGCCCCAACTCCACCACCTTCATCCTGCCCACCGAGATATTCCCGACGCGGCTGCGGTCGACGTGCAACGGCATATTGGCTGCCTGGGGTAAGTGTGGTGCCATCATCGGTGTTCTCTGGTTCCAGTATTCTCATACGAGCATCCAGAGCTCTCTCCTTCTTTTGGCAGGGTGCAACCTGGTTGGGGTCATGTTCACTCTTGCCTTGCCGGAATCCAAAGGGATGTCACTCGAGGATATCACcggggaaatggaggaagaatGCGAACCATCTCAAGAATCTGCAACGGTTGCTGAAGTTGAGTTCATCGACAGCATGGAAATTTTGTAA